A part of Patagioenas fasciata isolate bPatFas1 chromosome 28, bPatFas1.hap1, whole genome shotgun sequence genomic DNA contains:
- the RACGAP1 gene encoding rac GTPase-activating protein 1, whose translation METSVLNLRSHYDQLMRQAEVLSEGNLCQFIQLAKNFEEYRKKWQKTEHELVRYKDLFMKTEAERSALDVKLKHARNQVDVEIKRRQKAEMDCEKLERQIQLIRELLMCDASGSIQLSEEQKSALAFLNRPQASLGGTGNKRLSTIDESGSILSDISFDKTDESLDWDSSVVKTVRLKRREKRRSSRQFVEGPPGPQKKSRSISSTVDQGNESIVAKTTVMVPSDGGPIEAISTIQTVPYGLSSRRKSGPLQPWSSESSLGSKALESKAETDGSSTPQNNGGVRLHDFVSKTVIKPESCVPCGKRVKFGKISLKCRDCRVVAHPECRDRCPLPCIPTLTGTPVRIGEGTLMDFVPSTPPMIPSIIVHCVNEIEQRGLRETGLYRISGCDKTVRELKEKFLRGKTIPLLSKVDDVHAICGLLKDFLRNLKEPLLTFRLNKTFMEAAEISDEDNSIAAMYQAVGELPQANRDTLAFLMIHLQRVAQSPETKMDITNLAKVFGPTIVAHAVPDPDPMTLLQDTKRQPKVVERLLLLPMDYWSQLMMVEQENIDPAHVIENVNAYSTPQTPDAKVSMLGPLTTPEHQLCKTPSSSSLSQRVRATFSKTTPRFGSKSKSTTQLGHQGNFFSSPLLK comes from the exons ATGGAGACCTCGGTGCTGAACTTGAGGAGCCACTATGATCAACTTATGCGCCAGGCTGAAGTTTTAAGCGAAGGGAACCTATGCC AGTTCATCCAGTTAGCCAAGAACTTTGAAGAGTACCGgaaaaaatggcagaaaacagagcacGAGCTTGTCAGGTACAAAGATCTTTTCATGAAAACGGAAGCTGAACGTAGCGCTTTGGATGTGAAGCTGAAACATGCTCGTAATCAAGTGGATGTGGAGATCAAACGAAGGCAAAAAGCTGAAATGGACTGTGAAAAGCTG GAGCGGCAAATACAACTGATTCGAGAGCTGCTCATGTGTGATGCGTCTGGGAGCATTCAGCTAAGCGAGGAACAGAAGTCTGCCCTCGCCTTCTTGAACAGGCCGCAGGCTTCTCTTGGCGGTACAGGCAACAAAAG GCTGTCTACAATAGATGAATCTGGCTCAATTCTGTCAGACATCAGCTTTGACAAGACCGATGAGTCACTG GACTGGGATTCCTCGGTGGTGAAAACTGTCAGgctgaaaaggagagagaagcgG CGGTCTTCCAGGCAGTTCGTTGAAGGCCCACCAGGTCCTCAGAAGAAATCCAGATCAATCAGCTCCACAGTGGACCAG GGCAATGAATCCATAGTAGCAAAGACAACTGTCATGGTCCCCAGTGACGGTGGCCCGATTGAAGCCATCTCTACTATCCAGACTGTGCCTTACGGTCTGAGCAGCCGAAGGAAGAGTG GTCCTTTGCAGCCTTGGAGCAGCGAGTCGAGCTTGGGCAGCAAGGCGCTGGAGTCCAAAGCGGAGACTGATGGCTCTAGCACCCCGCAGAACAACGGGGGAGTGAGGCTGCATGACTTTGTTTCCAAGACG GTTATCAAGCCAGAATCATGCGTTCCATGTGGAAAAAGAGTAAAATTTGGGAAAATCTCCCTGAAGTGCAGAGATTGCCGTGTGGTCGCTCACCCGGAGTGTCGGGACCGCTGTCCTCTCCCCTGCATCCCCACCCTGACAGGGACTCCTGTCAGAATCGGCGAG GGGACCTTGATGGACTTTGTCCCTTCCACTCCTCCAATGATCCCTTCCATCATAGTGCACTGTGTTAATGAGATTGAGCAGCGAGGGCTGCGTGAG ACGGGCCTTTACCGGATATCGGGCTGCGACAAGACAGTGAGGGAACTGAAGGAGAAGTTTCTTAGAGGAAAAACGATTCCTTTGCTCAGCAAAGTAGACGATGTCCACGCTATCTGCGGCCTTCTCAAGGACTTCCTGCGCAACCTCAAAGAACCTCTTCTCACTTTCCGGTTAAACAAGACTTTTATGGAAGCTGCAG aaATCTCGGATGAAGACAACAGCATCGCTGCGATGTACCAAGCAGTTGGGGAACTTCCGCAGGCCAACAGGGACACCCTGGCTTTCCTCATGATCCACCTGCAGAG GGTGGCTCAGAGCCCGGAGACTAAAATGGACATTACCAACTTGGCCAAGGTGTTTGGCCCCACAATAGTTGCCCATGCAGTACCTGATCCTGACCCTATGACACTCCTGCAAGACACTAAGCGGCAGCCCAAG GTAGTGGAGCGACTTCTGCTGCTACCGATGGATTACTGGAGCCagctgatgatggtggagcaagAAAACATTGACCCAGCGCATGTAATTGAGAACGTCAATGCCTACTCCACTCCGCAGACACCAGATGCTAAAG TGAGCATGCTTGGCCCCCTCACCACTCCGGAACACCAGCTCTGCAAGACACCATCGTCTAGTTCCCTGTCCCAGAGGGTCCGTGCTACCTTCAGCAAAACCACCCCCAG ATTTGGGAGCAAAAGCAAATCAACAACCCAGCTTGGGCATCAGGGcaacttcttttcctctcctctgctgAAGTGA